From Chiloscyllium punctatum isolate Juve2018m chromosome 36, sChiPun1.3, whole genome shotgun sequence, the proteins below share one genomic window:
- the LOC140460013 gene encoding uncharacterized protein produces the protein MVEELQGSGNDLGVATHRCSHTGEKPFLCPVCGKAFRHSSNLQAHQRIHTGERPFRCPECGKAFGTSSHLLTHQRIHTGERPFTCSQCGKGFRYPSHLLTHQRVHTGERPFSCPKCGKAFSTSSNLLTHQRVHTGERPFTCSLCGKGFTCSSNLRNHQRIHTGERPFSCPECGKGFTQVSSLLTHQWVHTGEKPVTCSQCGKGFTSYSSLLVHQRIHTGERPFSCSQCGKAFTYSSHLQKHQRVHVPSQGN, from the exons atggttgaagagcttcagggcagcgGAAacgacctgggagttgca actcatcggtgcagtcacaccggggagaagccattcCTCTGCCCTGTCTGCGGAAAGGCCTTCAGACATTCCTCCAACCTGCAggcccaccagcggatccacacgggggagaggcccttccgctgtcccgagtgcgggaaggccttcggcacatcctcccacctgctgacccaccagcggatccacacaggagagaggccattcacctgctctcagtgcgggaagggcttcaggtatccctcccacctgctgacccaccagcgtgtccacacgggagagagacccttcagctgccccaagtgcgggaaggccttcagcacttcctccaacctgctgacccaccagcgggtccacacgggggagaggccgttcacctgctctctgtgcgggaagggcttcacctgctcctccaacctgcggaaccaccagcgtatccacacgggggagagacccttcagctgccccgagtgtgggaagggctttacccaggtctcctccctgctgacccaccagtgggtccacaccggggagaagccagttacctgctctcagtgcgggaaggggttCACCAGCTATTCCTCCCTGCTGGTCCACCaacggatccacacgggggagaggcccttcagctgctctcagtgcgggaaggccttcacatactcctcccacctgcagaagcaccagcgagttcacgtgccatcaCAGGGGAATTGA